CTTGCTTACTGGTTTAGTATACCACATTCATCGATGATATAAGATGTATTCAGGATGCCAAGAAATGCAGCAAGCAGCCAGTCATGTATTTAGTTGTGTTGGTAAGAGAATATTTAGAATTTTTAATAAATTTTCAAGTGACAGTATCTACACTTTTCTTTACCAAAAATTATATGTAAACTtaacactccccctcctcctttgtcACTATGCAGCTGTGCCAGTGAAGTTTAACCGGGTAGCAgttgacgggccaaatttgtggctttaccgtgtaccagcgacaggccaaatttttgccatgatataaaccccccaaaatagatgatgcataaactgatcacaaatgcgctgATAAAAATtacgaaatggtttgcgtgagtcatgattttctcatttttctcgcttagaggggcctttaagaaacatgatccctgcagctactgggttaagaataTCAGCACCTTTAAACTCTCCTCCCTAACCATAAACATCAAACCAGAAAAGAAAACTTCAACGTATAACTTAATCAAaacactcccccttcctccaagGCATCATCCTCCTCGTCAAGGTAATTGTCCCCATTGTCAAAGTAGCTGTTGAAGTAATCCGTTCCTTCATCCagctcctcgtccacctcctcctccatggtcTCAACTTCAGCCTTGTCTGCATtgtcctcttcgccttcctcctcattctcctcattcgtCAACGCTTCCTTCTTTTCAAGTGCTTCCAGAGTCTCACTTACGTTCATATCTTTGGTTCGCGCCTTTTTCAAATTGACTTTAACTTTCGGcgactctttctttctctttttctttagtgCTGACACCGATGTGGGATGCAGTTCTTTGGGAAACCAAGACCAGTTCAGGGTGAGCTGGCCTCGGTGACTCGCTAAGACTTGGTACCTGTCGGAATACCTCTCAATGTCAGGTCTTTTCACTCCCGGCTGGATGTAAAACTGAGAATTCTGCATGTGCTCTCGGAACTCCTTTTTAACAACCAGCATGTACGATTCAGCAAGACTCTTTTCCTGGGTTGGCTGAACAGGTCTGAACTCGAGAGGCGGGTATGTCTCGGGGGGCCCAAGGACTCGCTCTGGCAGTGTCTCTCCTTTCTGCACCCCAAGCTGCTCCAGGCTCAAGCCCTTCCCTCGGCCGCGTCCTCGCCCACCCATCTTGTCTTCTGTgaatgaaaggataaaaaaatacacacataaaaaacctCTGCCTCATactgttaacccagtagcagcaacgggccaaatttgtggcttgacaTAACCCCtgaaaaatagaggatgcataaactgatcacaaatgccttggtaaatattatataatgatttgcgtgagtgatgatttttttctcattaattcacttagaggaacctttaagaaacatgatatcCGCAGCTATCGGGTTAATGGGTTCTGATGTAATGTCAGTAAATATTATGAATGCTCAATAATTTTCCACTGATTATCAAAACACTTGAAATATCCTCCTACTGGGACACATATTAAATTGATAAGCCTGGGGATCTATCTTCTCATGGGTTCTGTGTCCTACCCATGGCTAGCAGTCTGTCTAATCTTATATATGGATTGGTTGGGGGTAGGCCTTGCGACCCCTTCCTCTTAAATCTCACTTAGGCTAAGGACAATAAGGGTAGAAGCTGGGGTCagacttttttacagtaaaggaagctgcTTAACccctgactgcagatttcctaaaagaagacatcaccaagctacaggaatggaacaaaaagtggctgctacatttcaatgaagaaaatgtaaagttatgcaccttgggaggggatatccagcacaccaataccacatggaaaacactccactatccaccacagaggcagagaaagacctgggagtacatgtttccaggctaccagtgaaacccAAATTCGTGTCAATCGCAGCAGGCGGgttaaggacaaaaaaataataatgagaaaaatggcCCGCTTATCACTACATGCCCCTATTGATTGATGGACTGATAGGCATTTTAGATACTTACATGACGTACACTAGGGTAATGGGTACAAGTCTTCAGTTGGTTGCCACTTGCTTCTCTTTGGGAGCAGTCACTTGCTCTTCCTCATACTCGGCAAAGTCCTCCTGAAATGAATGATTAGAAATAACATggacgtttttattttt
This is a stretch of genomic DNA from Eriocheir sinensis breed Jianghai 21 unplaced genomic scaffold, ASM2467909v1 Scaffold121, whole genome shotgun sequence. It encodes these proteins:
- the LOC126989549 gene encoding DNA-directed RNA polymerase III subunit RPC7-like isoform X1, with amino-acid sequence MGGRGRGRGKGLSLEQLGVQKGETLPERVLGPPETYPPLEFRPVQPTQEKSLAESYMLVVKKEFREHMQNSQFYIQPGVKRPDIERYSDRYQVLASHRGQLTLNWSWFPKELHPTSVSALKKKRKKESPKVKVNLKKARTKDMNVSETLEALEKKEALTNEENEEEGEEDNADKAEVETMEEEVDEELDEGTDYFNSYFDNGDNYLDEEDDALEEGGVF